Proteins from one Algicella marina genomic window:
- a CDS encoding carbohydrate ABC transporter permease, whose translation MVSLSPTNVAAQVNPEPPTALDIKLRRKSRWNAAIRYSLLIIVGFIMIYPLLWLIGASFKTNAEMFSSPWFWPKEPTVDGYIQGWKTSTPYTFATFFFNSMQIAIPKVIGTAISSTLVAYGFARFEFPGKKIVFAILIATLLLPDVVTRIPQYLLFRELGWLDTYLPLFVPQWFAWEAFFVFMLIQFLRAIPREMEEAARVDGATTLQTLIYVVVPMLLPALVSVCLFQFMWTMNDFLGPLIYISTVEKYPISLALKLSIDATEAFNWNSILAMTVLALTPSLIVFFLAQKSFIEGISSGGVKG comes from the coding sequence ATGGTATCCCTGTCTCCGACAAATGTGGCCGCACAGGTCAACCCCGAGCCGCCGACAGCGCTGGATATCAAGCTGCGCCGCAAGTCACGCTGGAACGCTGCCATCCGCTACTCGCTGCTGATCATCGTCGGCTTCATCATGATCTATCCGCTGCTCTGGCTGATCGGCGCGTCGTTCAAGACCAATGCCGAGATGTTCTCCAGCCCGTGGTTCTGGCCGAAGGAGCCGACGGTGGACGGCTACATTCAGGGGTGGAAAACCTCCACGCCGTATACGTTCGCGACCTTCTTCTTCAACTCCATGCAGATCGCGATACCCAAGGTGATCGGCACGGCGATCTCCTCCACGCTGGTGGCCTACGGCTTCGCGCGGTTCGAGTTTCCGGGCAAGAAGATCGTCTTTGCGATCCTGATCGCCACGCTGCTGCTGCCCGATGTGGTAACGCGCATCCCTCAGTACCTGCTGTTCCGTGAGCTGGGTTGGCTCGATACCTACCTGCCGCTGTTCGTGCCGCAGTGGTTCGCGTGGGAGGCGTTCTTCGTTTTCATGCTGATCCAGTTCCTGCGCGCAATCCCGCGCGAGATGGAGGAGGCGGCGCGGGTCGATGGAGCGACGACCCTGCAAACCCTGATCTACGTGGTGGTGCCGATGCTGCTGCCGGCGCTGGTGTCTGTCTGCCTCTTCCAGTTCATGTGGACGATGAACGATTTCCTCGGGCCGCTGATTTACATCTCGACGGTGGAAAAATACCCGATCAGCCTGGCGCTGAAACTGTCGATCGACGCCACCGAAGCGTTCAACTGGAATTCGATCCTCGCGATGACCGTTCTGGCGCTGACGCCCTCTCTCATCGTGTTCTTCCTGGCCCAGAAGTCCTTCATCGAAGGCATATCGAGCGGAGGCGTGAAAGGCTGA
- a CDS encoding ABC transporter ATP-binding protein, with the protein MAELHLRSVQKVYGNGFKAVHGIDLEVAEGEFMVLVGPSGCAKSTTLRMIAGLETISGGEVRIGDRVVNDLVPGKRGIAMVFQNYALYPHMKVRRNLSFGLKLKRKPKPEIERATGEVSGILEIEELLERLPKQLSGGQAQRVALGRALIKHPEVFLFDEPLSNLDAKLRASMRVRITDLHKRLRDEGRPATVVYVTHDQVEAMTMGDRICVMKDGKIMQVADPVTLYERPANAFVAGFIGMPEMNLADAVLTREGGTPRLTLAGQTVTVADGLAHRLTLADGPVTLGIRPQHVSVEADGAADAFSGEITNLEFMGHEVNLHVKIGGAVFVAVVPSDRFDRNLQRRDRVALRPNGATIHLFEAESGENVSLGGAENGSIRTTESSGRKR; encoded by the coding sequence ATGGCTGAGTTGCATCTGAGATCCGTGCAGAAGGTCTATGGCAACGGCTTCAAGGCGGTGCACGGCATCGACCTGGAGGTGGCCGAGGGCGAATTCATGGTGCTGGTGGGGCCGTCTGGCTGCGCCAAATCGACGACGCTGCGCATGATCGCGGGGCTGGAGACGATTTCCGGCGGCGAGGTGCGGATCGGTGACCGCGTGGTCAACGATCTGGTCCCGGGCAAGCGGGGCATCGCGATGGTGTTCCAGAACTACGCGCTCTATCCGCACATGAAGGTGCGGCGGAACCTCAGCTTCGGGCTGAAACTGAAGCGCAAGCCGAAGCCCGAGATCGAGCGGGCGACGGGCGAGGTATCTGGCATTCTGGAAATCGAGGAATTGCTGGAGCGGTTGCCCAAACAGCTTTCGGGTGGGCAGGCGCAGCGGGTGGCGCTTGGTCGGGCCTTGATCAAGCACCCGGAGGTGTTCCTGTTCGACGAGCCGCTCTCGAATCTCGATGCCAAGCTGCGCGCCTCGATGCGGGTACGGATCACCGACCTGCACAAGCGCCTGCGCGACGAGGGGCGGCCGGCGACTGTTGTCTACGTGACCCACGACCAGGTGGAAGCGATGACGATGGGAGACAGGATCTGCGTCATGAAGGATGGGAAGATCATGCAGGTGGCCGATCCGGTAACGCTGTATGAACGGCCCGCCAATGCCTTCGTTGCCGGGTTCATCGGAATGCCGGAAATGAACCTCGCCGATGCGGTGCTGACCCGCGAGGGCGGGACGCCGCGGCTGACGCTGGCGGGTCAGACGGTGACGGTGGCGGACGGGCTGGCGCATCGGCTGACGCTGGCCGACGGACCGGTAACACTCGGCATCCGTCCGCAGCATGTGAGCGTGGAGGCAGACGGTGCTGCCGATGCCTTCAGCGGCGAGATCACGAACCTGGAATTCATGGGGCACGAGGTGAACCTGCACGTGAAGATCGGCGGTGCCGTCTTTGTGGCGGTCGTGCCATCGGACCGGTTCGACAGGAACTTGCAGCGCCGGGACCGCGTGGCGCTGCGCCCGAACGGAGCGACGATCCATCTGTTCGAGGCGGAAAGCGGGGAGAATGTCTCGCTGGGCGGGGCAGAGAACGGAAGCATCAGGACAACTGAATCATCAGGGAGGAAACGATGA
- a CDS encoding ABC transporter substrate-binding protein has translation MKLTKLLLGTALASSSLAGAAAAEELRMSWWGGDSRHEATQAALIACGEKHGHTINPEFTGWSGHLEKVTTQIAGGTEADIMQINWPWLPLFSANGDGFADLREFSDTIDLSNWTDAQLEAASMAGKLNGLPLSTTGRVFMFNKTMFDKAGVAVPTTWEELKASAPKVKEAMGEKAYPFYATGLDALLIVSLVATQNTGKDLIDPETMQVAWSQNELAAAISFYQELVDSGVIQSWKEAASEGNIALHENANWSKGTIGGAYQWDSTYFKYADPLEEGQELVPVELLTVDGAKTGGVYRKPSMVFSISANSEKQQAAAEIVNCLLNEEEGIDALGTTRGLPASSAASGKLQADGAIEPVLVESNKIVMDSEGPNVSPLNEHPEVRGIFTDTLELFAYGEIDAQTAAEEIILGVNEALEDFQS, from the coding sequence ATGAAACTTACCAAATTACTGCTGGGTACAGCACTGGCTTCGTCTTCGCTGGCCGGCGCCGCCGCTGCCGAGGAACTGCGGATGAGCTGGTGGGGGGGTGACAGCCGCCACGAGGCGACGCAGGCGGCGCTGATCGCCTGCGGCGAGAAGCATGGCCACACGATCAATCCCGAGTTCACGGGTTGGTCCGGCCACCTAGAAAAGGTTACCACTCAGATCGCCGGTGGCACCGAGGCCGACATCATGCAGATCAACTGGCCGTGGCTGCCGCTGTTCTCTGCCAATGGCGACGGGTTCGCCGATCTGCGGGAGTTCTCCGACACCATCGACCTTTCCAACTGGACGGATGCCCAGCTTGAGGCGGCTTCAATGGCGGGCAAGCTGAACGGCCTGCCGCTTTCCACCACCGGCCGGGTGTTCATGTTCAACAAGACGATGTTCGACAAGGCCGGAGTCGCGGTGCCGACGACATGGGAAGAGCTGAAGGCGTCTGCCCCGAAAGTGAAGGAGGCGATGGGCGAGAAGGCGTACCCGTTCTACGCCACCGGGCTCGATGCGCTGCTGATCGTATCGCTGGTGGCGACGCAGAACACCGGGAAGGACCTGATTGATCCGGAGACAATGCAGGTGGCTTGGTCGCAGAACGAACTGGCGGCGGCGATCAGCTTCTATCAGGAACTGGTGGACAGCGGCGTGATCCAGAGCTGGAAGGAAGCGGCTTCCGAGGGCAACATTGCCCTGCATGAGAATGCCAACTGGTCCAAGGGCACGATCGGCGGCGCGTATCAGTGGGATTCGACATATTTCAAATATGCCGACCCCTTGGAAGAGGGCCAGGAACTGGTGCCTGTCGAGTTGCTGACGGTAGACGGAGCGAAGACGGGCGGTGTCTACCGCAAGCCGTCGATGGTGTTCTCGATCTCTGCCAATTCCGAAAAGCAGCAGGCGGCGGCGGAGATCGTCAATTGCTTGCTGAACGAGGAAGAGGGCATTGATGCGCTGGGCACCACGCGCGGCCTTCCGGCCTCCAGCGCGGCGTCCGGCAAGTTGCAGGCGGATGGGGCGATCGAGCCCGTGCTGGTCGAGAGCAACAAGATCGTCATGGACAGTGAAGGGCCGAACGTCTCGCCGCTGAATGAGCACCCGGAAGTGCGGGGCATCTTCACGGATACGCTGGAGCTTTTCGCCTACGGCGAGATCGATGCGCAGACGGCGGCCGAGGAGATCATCCTCGGAGTGAACGAGGCGCTGGAAGACTTCCAGTCCTGA
- a CDS encoding glycoside hydrolase family 28 protein, with the protein MKPARAGTDPRALFPDIPFSGPAMPILSIIATSSRTATLLIAPPGTRYGLAAPMAWQVTGADGSVAAAGVATVAPLFVEGLEPDRNYVLEVAGEALAFRTRACAGLVHATDFGADPTAADNAAALARAIAAVPEGGTLLIPPGRYVTGPIFLKPRVTLYLPDRTELAARADRAGWPLLPERDEHGRVVGTWEGLPETSFAAPVTAVGCEDVTLTGRGTIDGGGDRGDWWQWPKETRDGARRPRTVFLAHCRNAQITGLTVRNSPSWTVHPYRCDGLVAAALKIENPADSPNTDGLNPECCEDVRLIGLSFSVGDDCIAVKAGKRARGQTEHLAPTRRLAIRHCRMARGHGAVVLGSEMSGDITDVEITGCEFVGTDRGLRIKTRRGRGGCVARVRMRDVMMDGVMTPLAINAFYFCDPDGKSTAVQSRDPASVDETTPQISDILLEDVVAENVHNACVAVLGLPEAPVSGVRLERVRFGFAPGAEAGVPLMACGIAPVRHASVLARFADITTDLEIKPVPEETETC; encoded by the coding sequence ATGAAGCCGGCGCGCGCGGGCACAGACCCGCGCGCGCTGTTCCCAGACATTCCCTTTTCCGGACCTGCCATGCCGATCCTGTCCATCATTGCCACCAGTTCGCGCACGGCAACGCTGCTGATCGCGCCGCCGGGCACGCGCTACGGGCTTGCCGCACCGATGGCGTGGCAGGTGACGGGTGCCGACGGCAGTGTTGCTGCTGCCGGGGTGGCGACGGTGGCGCCGCTGTTTGTCGAGGGGCTGGAGCCGGATCGCAATTACGTGCTGGAAGTGGCAGGAGAGGCACTGGCGTTTCGCACGCGGGCCTGTGCCGGGCTCGTGCATGCGACCGACTTCGGCGCCGACCCGACGGCGGCAGACAATGCCGCGGCTCTGGCGCGCGCGATTGCGGCGGTGCCCGAGGGTGGAACACTGCTGATTCCGCCAGGCCGGTACGTGACCGGACCGATTTTTCTGAAACCGAGAGTGACCCTGTACCTGCCGGACAGAACCGAGCTTGCTGCACGTGCCGACCGTGCCGGTTGGCCGCTACTGCCCGAGCGGGACGAGCATGGCCGCGTCGTTGGCACTTGGGAGGGGTTGCCGGAGACGTCCTTCGCCGCACCGGTGACGGCGGTCGGCTGCGAGGACGTGACGCTGACGGGCCGGGGCACGATTGATGGCGGCGGCGACCGGGGCGACTGGTGGCAATGGCCGAAAGAAACACGGGACGGTGCGCGGCGGCCACGGACGGTGTTTCTGGCCCATTGCCGAAACGCGCAGATCACCGGGCTGACGGTGCGCAATTCGCCATCTTGGACCGTGCATCCATATCGCTGTGACGGACTGGTGGCGGCGGCGCTGAAGATCGAGAATCCCGCTGACAGCCCGAACACCGACGGGCTGAACCCGGAGTGTTGCGAGGATGTCCGGCTGATCGGGCTGTCCTTCTCCGTCGGTGACGATTGTATTGCAGTAAAGGCGGGCAAGCGCGCCCGGGGGCAGACGGAGCATCTGGCGCCGACACGGCGGCTGGCGATCCGGCATTGCCGGATGGCGAGGGGGCATGGCGCGGTTGTCCTCGGCTCCGAGATGAGCGGTGACATCACGGATGTCGAGATCACCGGGTGCGAATTCGTTGGCACTGACCGCGGACTGCGGATCAAGACACGGCGCGGCAGGGGCGGTTGTGTGGCGCGGGTGCGGATGCGCGACGTAATGATGGACGGGGTGATGACGCCATTGGCGATCAACGCGTTCTATTTCTGCGACCCGGACGGAAAATCAACTGCCGTGCAATCGCGTGATCCGGCCTCGGTGGACGAAACCACGCCGCAGATCTCCGACATCTTGCTTGAGGATGTGGTGGCGGAGAATGTGCACAATGCCTGCGTCGCCGTGCTGGGCCTGCCGGAAGCGCCGGTAAGCGGTGTTCGGCTGGAGCGGGTGCGCTTCGGCTTTGCGCCGGGGGCGGAAGCGGGGGTGCCGCTGATGGCCTGCGGCATTGCGCCGGTGCGCCACGCCAGCGTTCTGGCCCGCTTCGCCGACATAACCACCGATCTCGAAATCAAACCCGTTCCCGAGGAAACCGAGACATGCTGA
- a CDS encoding glycoside hydrolase family 88/105 protein — protein MLTDFFDAYARNYAPYKGGSWCYEDGCIYRGLELLHRATEEDRWLGHLQRLVDARIGDGSELPGYDPSEYNIDNIKAGRGLLYLHEVTGAPRYLRAAAHLRGQLDTHPRTKSGVYWHKLRYPWQVWLDGLYMGLPFQIGFAQVTDDSKAVADALTQMDTALRLTHVPETGLYAHAYDEARKQAWADRVTGHSRAHWARALGWLAMALVDVRELVGEAAFAPLRERTATLLADLLALRRADGLWLQVIDQPKLEGNYGETSASAMFVYALLKGRALGLVNAPVAGLLPALERRAVRDVPGKGMQMVEICEVAGLGMFQNRYRDGSAGYYVSERLCADDAKGVGPLMMACAEGARETAELRTAMN, from the coding sequence ATGCTGACCGACTTTTTCGACGCCTATGCCCGCAACTACGCGCCGTACAAGGGCGGGAGCTGGTGCTATGAAGATGGCTGCATTTATCGCGGGTTGGAACTTCTGCATCGGGCGACGGAGGAAGACCGCTGGTTGGGGCATCTGCAACGGCTGGTGGACGCGCGGATCGGCGACGGGAGTGAATTGCCGGGGTATGATCCTTCGGAATACAACATCGACAATATCAAGGCGGGGCGCGGACTGTTGTACCTGCACGAAGTCACCGGCGCACCGCGATACCTGCGGGCCGCGGCACATCTGCGGGGGCAACTGGATACCCATCCGCGCACCAAATCCGGCGTCTACTGGCACAAGCTGCGCTATCCCTGGCAAGTGTGGCTGGATGGGCTGTACATGGGGCTGCCGTTCCAGATCGGCTTTGCGCAGGTGACGGATGACAGTAAGGCGGTGGCCGATGCGCTGACGCAGATGGACACGGCATTGCGCCTGACGCATGTGCCGGAGACGGGGCTTTATGCCCATGCCTACGACGAGGCGCGCAAGCAGGCCTGGGCCGACCGGGTGACAGGACATTCGCGGGCGCACTGGGCGCGGGCGCTGGGCTGGCTGGCGATGGCGCTGGTCGATGTGCGGGAACTGGTGGGCGAGGCGGCGTTCGCGCCCCTGCGGGAACGGACAGCGACACTGCTGGCGGACCTGCTGGCACTGCGGCGAGCCGACGGCCTGTGGTTGCAGGTCATCGACCAGCCGAAGCTGGAGGGCAACTACGGCGAGACGTCGGCCTCGGCCATGTTCGTCTATGCCCTGTTGAAGGGCCGGGCGCTGGGGCTGGTGAACGCGCCTGTTGCGGGGCTGCTACCTGCGCTGGAGCGTCGGGCGGTGCGGGATGTGCCGGGCAAGGGAATGCAGATGGTCGAAATCTGCGAAGTGGCGGGACTGGGCATGTTCCAGAACCGCTATCGCGACGGCAGCGCCGGATACTATGTGTCCGAAAGGTTGTGCGCCGATGACGCCAAGGGCGTGGGTCCGCTGATGATGGCCTGTGCGGAAGGGGCGCGGGAGACGGCGGAACTGCGGACGGCGATGAACTGA
- a CDS encoding PLP-dependent aminotransferase family protein yields the protein MLNWAPPTDRSGKPRYLELADAIARDVTAGRLRPGDRLPPQRKLAERLGVDFTTVSRGYAEARARGLVESHVGRGTFISDASARIQTRELRRSGDRDLTMNLPPEPTDPDLLRRMREGLETVAVNMVDLLRYQSSTGGQVDKEAASSWLSLRGMVPTLDRVAITPGAHPTIMAILMLLTEPGDCILSEGVSYSGTRGIAARLRLQQVGLAEDDEGILPDALEAAIAAHRPKLLYLNPTLNNPTTRTVSLARRQAIAEILLAHDLPLIEDDAYGFIPPHPPAPIASMAPGLTWHIGGLAKCIGAGLRLAYTVAPSARLARDLAQCLKSISVMPSPVSMALATRWIEDGTADQIRRFVRTETSERQKIAARVFEGFTFAADPHAFNIWLTLPEGRSRADVVGRMAGASIGIMPSDVFTILGTPTEALRVCLGGEIDRPRLEDGLGQLAHILQSDY from the coding sequence ATGTTGAACTGGGCTCCACCAACCGACCGCAGCGGCAAGCCGCGCTATCTGGAACTCGCCGACGCCATCGCGCGCGATGTCACCGCCGGCCGTCTGCGCCCCGGCGACAGGCTGCCGCCGCAGCGCAAGCTGGCAGAACGGCTGGGCGTCGACTTCACCACCGTCTCGCGCGGCTACGCCGAAGCGCGCGCCCGCGGGTTGGTGGAAAGCCATGTTGGTCGCGGCACCTTCATTTCCGATGCCTCCGCCCGTATCCAGACGCGCGAGTTGCGCCGCAGCGGCGACCGCGACCTGACGATGAACCTGCCGCCCGAGCCGACCGACCCGGATCTTCTGCGACGGATGCGCGAAGGGTTGGAAACGGTGGCGGTGAACATGGTCGACCTGCTGCGCTACCAGTCCTCCACCGGCGGGCAGGTGGACAAGGAGGCGGCCTCTTCATGGCTGTCGCTGCGCGGCATGGTGCCGACGCTGGATCGTGTCGCCATCACCCCCGGCGCACACCCAACGATCATGGCGATCCTGATGCTGTTGACCGAACCGGGTGACTGCATTCTTTCCGAAGGCGTCAGCTATTCGGGCACGCGGGGTATCGCCGCGCGGCTGCGGTTGCAACAGGTCGGGCTGGCGGAGGATGACGAGGGCATCCTGCCCGACGCACTGGAGGCCGCGATTGCCGCGCATCGCCCCAAGCTGCTCTACCTCAACCCCACGCTCAACAACCCGACCACGCGCACGGTTTCGCTGGCCCGCCGGCAGGCCATCGCCGAGATTCTGCTGGCGCATGACCTGCCGCTGATCGAGGACGATGCCTACGGCTTCATCCCGCCGCATCCGCCCGCGCCCATCGCCAGCATGGCGCCGGGGCTTACATGGCATATCGGCGGGCTGGCGAAATGCATCGGCGCGGGGCTGCGGCTGGCATATACGGTGGCGCCCAGCGCACGGCTTGCCCGTGATCTCGCCCAGTGCCTGAAATCCATCTCGGTGATGCCCTCGCCCGTGTCGATGGCGCTGGCCACCCGCTGGATCGAGGACGGCACCGCCGACCAGATCCGCCGCTTCGTCCGCACCGAAACGTCGGAGCGTCAGAAGATCGCCGCCCGCGTTTTCGAAGGCTTCACCTTTGCCGCCGATCCCCACGCCTTCAACATCTGGCTGACCCTGCCGGAGGGCCGCTCCCGTGCCGATGTCGTCGGTCGCATGGCAGGCGCCAGCATCGGCATCATGCCGTCCGACGTCTTTACCATTCTCGGCACCCCCACCGAAGCGCTGCGCGTCTGTCTCGGCGGAGAGATTGACCGCCCCCGCCTCGAAGACGGCCTCGGCCAACTCGCCCACATCCTGCAATCGGATTACTGA
- a CDS encoding MSMEG_0572/Sll0783 family nitrogen starvation response protein, whose amino-acid sequence MPAVTKEMHKDGDFFVDYEEKVFEDVKADEGEKALVTFHTVAFEGSIGLVNILNAIRLNRKGYETSILLYGPGVTLGIQRGFPTLGDEAFPGHQNFATNLNKFMGEGGKVYACRFALQALYGHGEPSLLPGITPIAPQDVLDCILIHKKANAVILDTWTV is encoded by the coding sequence ATGCCGGCAGTCACCAAGGAAATGCACAAGGACGGGGACTTTTTCGTCGACTACGAAGAGAAGGTGTTCGAGGACGTGAAGGCCGATGAGGGCGAGAAGGCGCTCGTCACCTTCCACACGGTCGCCTTCGAGGGCTCCATCGGGCTCGTCAACATCCTCAACGCCATCCGCCTCAACCGCAAGGGCTACGAAACCTCGATCCTGCTCTACGGCCCCGGCGTGACGCTGGGCATCCAGCGCGGCTTCCCGACCTTGGGTGATGAAGCCTTTCCCGGCCACCAGAACTTCGCGACCAACCTCAACAAGTTCATGGGCGAAGGCGGCAAGGTCTACGCCTGCCGCTTCGCGCTTCAGGCGCTCTACGGCCACGGCGAGCCGTCGCTGTTGCCGGGCATTACGCCGATCGCCCCGCAGGACGTGCTCGATTGCATCCTGATCCACAAGAAGGCCAACGCCGTCATCCTTGATACCTGGACCGTCTGA